In one window of Thermus aquaticus DNA:
- a CDS encoding MBL fold metallo-hydrolase: MVKVLDLRFQGVERVIASFLLESKEGPILIETGPESAYARLVAALEEAGYAPEEVRHVFVTHIHLDHAGAAWRLAEGGATVYVHPKGAPHLVDPSRLLESARRIYGEMLKPLWGELRGIPEARVRALGDGEVVEVGGLRVQALETLGHASHHHAYLVEGVVFAGDIAGVRIAPGPVLPPTPPPDIHLESWYASIDRLLALRPEALYLTHFGAYEDVEAHLLALREALEAWAGWVLNRLKEGLSPEEMTRRFEAYVREGLARAGLDEAGMRLYELADPPFMNLQGLVRYWQKHHPEALGG; this comes from the coding sequence GTCCTGGACCTCCGCTTCCAGGGGGTGGAGCGGGTCATCGCCAGCTTCCTCCTGGAGTCCAAAGAGGGGCCCATCCTCATAGAGACCGGGCCCGAGAGCGCCTACGCCCGGCTGGTGGCGGCTCTGGAGGAGGCGGGCTATGCCCCCGAGGAGGTGCGCCACGTCTTCGTGACCCACATCCACCTGGACCACGCCGGGGCGGCCTGGCGCCTGGCGGAGGGGGGGGCCACGGTCTACGTCCACCCCAAGGGGGCGCCCCACCTGGTGGACCCCTCCCGGCTCCTGGAGTCGGCCAGGCGCATCTACGGGGAGATGCTTAAGCCCCTTTGGGGGGAGCTTCGGGGGATCCCCGAGGCGCGGGTGCGGGCCTTAGGGGACGGGGAGGTGGTGGAGGTGGGGGGCCTTCGGGTCCAGGCCCTGGAGACCCTGGGCCACGCAAGCCACCACCACGCCTACCTGGTGGAGGGGGTGGTCTTCGCCGGGGACATCGCCGGGGTGCGCATCGCCCCCGGGCCCGTTCTGCCCCCCACGCCGCCCCCGGACATCCACCTGGAAAGCTGGTACGCCTCCATAGATCGCCTCCTGGCCCTGAGGCCCGAGGCCCTCTACCTCACCCACTTCGGGGCCTACGAGGACGTGGAGGCCCACCTCCTGGCCCTGAGGGAGGCCCTCGAGGCCTGGGCGGGCTGGGTCTTAAACCGCCTCAAGGAGGGGCTTTCCCCGGAGGAGATGACCCGGCGCTTTGAGGCCTACGTGAGGGAGGGCCTGGCCAGGGCCGGGTTGGACGAGGCGGGGATGCGCCTCTACGAGCTGGCCGACCCTCCCTTCATGAACCTCCAGGGCCTGGTGCGCTACTGGCAGAAGCACCACCCCGAGGCCTTGGGAGGCTAG
- the purN gene encoding phosphoribosylglycinamide formyltransferase, with protein MGPFPLGRPARLAVLASGRGTNLEALMEAFPPGNPLGEVVLVVSDNPEALALERAKRRGVEAVALPWRGRRAFEGEALDLLEARRVDLVLLAGFMRLLSPRFVEPWYGRLLNIHPSLLPDFPGLRVHQRVLEAGEKETGSTVHFVDQGMDTGPILLQGRVPVLPGDTPEVLEARVLRLEHRLYPRAVRLLLLGLAFPPPEGLEGLLGEEAARLFQGLSPKERPLHLRVWALLRAWGMEDLAGPAFLGRAGAWGRGAFLAAHLLAEDHPALRAELLELPEEVREKALAALALVESPS; from the coding sequence ATGGGGCCTTTTCCCCTAGGCCGCCCGGCCCGCCTGGCCGTCTTGGCCTCGGGCCGGGGGACCAACCTGGAAGCCCTCATGGAGGCCTTTCCCCCGGGGAACCCCCTAGGGGAGGTGGTCCTGGTGGTCTCGGACAACCCCGAGGCCTTGGCCCTGGAGCGGGCGAAAAGGCGCGGGGTGGAGGCGGTGGCCCTCCCCTGGCGGGGGCGGCGGGCCTTTGAGGGGGAGGCCCTGGACCTCCTGGAGGCGCGGCGGGTGGACCTCGTCCTCCTCGCTGGTTTCATGCGCCTTCTCTCCCCCCGCTTCGTGGAGCCCTGGTACGGCCGCCTCCTCAACATCCACCCCTCCCTCCTCCCCGACTTCCCCGGCCTAAGGGTCCACCAGCGGGTCCTGGAGGCGGGGGAGAAGGAGACGGGCTCCACGGTCCACTTCGTGGACCAGGGCATGGACACCGGGCCCATCCTCCTCCAGGGGCGGGTGCCCGTCCTCCCCGGGGACACCCCCGAGGTCCTGGAGGCCCGGGTCCTCCGCCTGGAGCACCGCCTTTACCCGAGGGCGGTGCGCCTCCTCCTCCTGGGCCTGGCCTTTCCCCCGCCCGAGGGCCTGGAGGGCCTTTTGGGGGAGGAGGCGGCCCGGCTTTTCCAGGGGCTTTCCCCCAAGGAAAGGCCCCTTCACCTCCGCGTCTGGGCCCTCCTTCGCGCCTGGGGCATGGAGGACCTGGCGGGGCCCGCCTTTTTGGGCCGGGCGGGGGCCTGGGGCCGGGGAGCCTTCCTCGCCGCCCACCTCCTGGCCGAGGACCACCCGGCCCTTCGGGCCGAGCTCCTTGAGCTTCCCGAGGAGGTGAGGGAAAAGGCCCTGGCGGCCTTGGCCCTGGTAGAATCCCCTTCATGA
- the purD gene encoding phosphoribosylamine--glycine ligase, which produces MKVLVVGSGGREHALLWKAAQSPLVERLYAAPGNAGMEALAERVPWNGEVEALADWALEAGIDLTLVGPEAPLVEGIADAFWERGLKVFGPTQKAAMIEGSKAFAKSLMERYGIPTARYRTFQDPLLALEYLEEVGVPIVVKDSGLAAGKGVTVAFDLHTAKQAVANILNRAEGGEVVIEEYLEGEEATVLALTDGKTVLPLLPSQDHKRLLDGDQGPMTGGMGAVAPYPMDGATLRRVEEEILWPLVRGLEAEGVVYRGVIYAGLMLTREGPKVLEFNARFGDPEAQAVLPLLQSDLVELALKVAEGRLQGTRLSWREGAAACVVLAAPGYPENPRKGIPLHLPEPPEGVLVFHAGTRREGGRLVSAGGRVLNVVGLGKDLKEALERAYAFIPRVGFPGAVYRRDIGRKALARFST; this is translated from the coding sequence ATGAAGGTCCTGGTGGTGGGAAGCGGGGGGCGGGAGCACGCCCTTCTCTGGAAGGCGGCGCAAAGCCCTCTGGTGGAGCGCCTTTACGCCGCCCCCGGCAACGCCGGGATGGAGGCTTTGGCGGAGCGCGTCCCCTGGAACGGGGAGGTGGAGGCCCTGGCGGACTGGGCCCTCGAGGCGGGCATAGACCTCACCCTGGTGGGCCCTGAGGCCCCCCTGGTGGAGGGGATCGCCGACGCCTTTTGGGAGCGGGGCCTCAAGGTCTTCGGCCCCACCCAGAAGGCGGCCATGATTGAGGGCTCCAAGGCTTTCGCCAAGAGCCTCATGGAGCGCTACGGCATCCCCACGGCCCGCTACCGAACCTTCCAGGACCCCCTCCTGGCCCTGGAGTACCTGGAGGAGGTGGGGGTGCCCATCGTGGTCAAGGACTCGGGGCTGGCGGCGGGCAAGGGGGTCACCGTGGCCTTTGACCTCCACACCGCCAAGCAGGCCGTGGCCAACATCCTGAACCGGGCCGAGGGGGGCGAGGTGGTGATAGAGGAGTACCTGGAGGGCGAGGAGGCCACGGTCCTGGCCCTCACCGACGGAAAGACCGTCCTCCCCCTCCTCCCCTCCCAGGACCACAAGCGCCTCCTGGACGGGGACCAGGGCCCTATGACCGGGGGGATGGGGGCGGTGGCCCCCTACCCCATGGACGGGGCCACCCTAAGGCGGGTGGAGGAGGAGATCCTCTGGCCCCTCGTCCGGGGGCTGGAGGCCGAGGGGGTGGTCTACCGGGGGGTGATCTACGCCGGCCTCATGCTCACCCGGGAAGGCCCCAAGGTGCTGGAGTTCAACGCCCGCTTCGGCGACCCCGAGGCCCAGGCCGTCTTGCCCCTTCTCCAAAGCGACCTGGTGGAGCTGGCCCTGAAGGTGGCCGAGGGGAGGCTTCAGGGCACCCGGCTTTCCTGGCGGGAGGGGGCCGCCGCCTGCGTGGTCCTGGCCGCCCCCGGCTACCCGGAAAACCCCAGGAAGGGGATCCCCCTCCACCTCCCCGAGCCCCCGGAAGGGGTCTTGGTCTTCCACGCCGGGACCCGGCGGGAAGGGGGCAGGCTCGTGAGCGCCGGGGGGCGGGTCCTAAACGTGGTGGGCCTGGGGAAGGACCTGAAGGAGGCCCTGGAGCGGGCCTACGCCTTCATCCCCCGGGTGGGCTTCCCCGGGGCGGTCTACCGGCGGGACATCGGCCGGAAGGCCCTGGCCCGCTTCAGTACTTGA
- a CDS encoding 3'-5' exonuclease has product MREVFRFLGALLLGLLLVGGVVGLALFLLLQGEEALARELLELARAKAPLLLFVAFLFALALGALLHPLFLGYLAATRALGQEAEILLANPGHRLPLKGPLELQALGRLVQRLAEEKAALEKEVEARVQEAKALVERERAILSALIAHLPQGVVLANPRGQVVLYNPKAQELLGEGLGIGKSLFGLLDPGLLAHALRLPKERFLTQARGKNLLLQAVPLSEGMGLILEAQKGEEGLDEATLHRLKDKLAGLKALAEILAQEAPPEVRPLAEKAQEAAQELAQLVQALKPPPQAAEVLAQDLLALLAETLEREAGVQPGLALEEEARWLLLRVDTYALGRGLAATLKEAEEVLLEGRALEGFLRLSLLFPHPAPDPHPLLKEAVEKAGGSLWREGHRLILLLPAVKAPSLPAPPGPPPRAEVFDLSLLEVSEALEEAPLEGLLYTAFDLETTGLDPKEDTIIALGAVHLLGSRVLRHEVYEALVDPGRPIPKASTEVHGLTWEMLKGKPKLEEVLPAFRAFLEGSVLVAHNGAFDMAFLRKVGINQPPLVDTLLLAHLLFPDLKDHRLERLAERFGVPVLGRHTALGDALMTAEVYARMIPLLKERGFRTLVQALRACERLPLARLKY; this is encoded by the coding sequence GTGAGGGAGGTCTTCCGCTTTTTGGGCGCCCTCCTCCTGGGCCTCCTCCTGGTGGGGGGGGTGGTGGGGCTCGCCCTCTTCCTCCTCCTCCAGGGCGAGGAGGCCCTGGCCCGGGAGCTCCTGGAGCTGGCGCGGGCCAAGGCCCCCCTCCTCCTCTTTGTGGCCTTCCTCTTCGCCCTGGCGCTGGGGGCGCTCCTCCACCCCCTCTTCCTGGGCTACCTGGCGGCCACCCGGGCCCTGGGCCAGGAGGCGGAGATTCTCCTGGCCAACCCGGGCCACCGCCTGCCCCTAAAGGGCCCCCTGGAGCTCCAGGCCTTAGGCCGCCTGGTGCAGCGCCTGGCCGAGGAGAAGGCCGCTTTGGAGAAGGAGGTGGAGGCCAGGGTCCAGGAGGCCAAGGCCCTCGTGGAGCGGGAAAGGGCCATCCTCTCCGCCCTCATCGCCCACCTGCCCCAGGGGGTGGTCCTGGCCAACCCCCGGGGCCAGGTGGTCCTCTACAACCCCAAGGCCCAGGAGCTCCTGGGGGAGGGCCTGGGAATCGGCAAAAGCCTCTTTGGCCTGCTGGACCCGGGGCTTTTGGCCCACGCCCTGAGGCTTCCCAAGGAGCGCTTCCTCACCCAGGCCAGGGGGAAAAACCTCCTCCTGCAGGCGGTGCCCCTATCGGAGGGGATGGGGCTGATCCTCGAGGCCCAAAAGGGGGAAGAGGGCCTGGACGAGGCCACCCTCCACCGCCTCAAGGACAAGCTGGCGGGCCTCAAGGCCCTGGCGGAGATCCTGGCCCAGGAGGCTCCCCCGGAGGTCCGGCCCCTGGCCGAGAAGGCCCAGGAGGCCGCCCAGGAGCTCGCCCAGCTGGTCCAGGCCCTAAAGCCCCCGCCACAAGCCGCCGAGGTCCTGGCCCAAGACCTCCTGGCCCTCCTGGCGGAGACCCTGGAGCGGGAGGCCGGGGTCCAGCCGGGCCTGGCCCTGGAGGAGGAGGCCAGGTGGCTTCTCCTCAGGGTGGACACCTATGCCCTGGGCCGGGGCCTGGCCGCCACCCTGAAGGAGGCGGAGGAGGTCCTCCTGGAAGGAAGGGCCCTCGAGGGCTTCCTCCGGCTCAGCCTCCTCTTCCCCCACCCCGCCCCGGACCCCCACCCCCTCCTGAAGGAGGCCGTGGAAAAGGCAGGCGGAAGCCTGTGGCGGGAGGGGCACCGCCTCATCCTCCTCCTCCCCGCTGTGAAGGCCCCGAGCCTGCCCGCCCCCCCTGGTCCTCCCCCCAGGGCCGAGGTCTTTGACCTGAGCCTCCTGGAGGTCTCCGAGGCCCTCGAGGAGGCCCCCCTGGAGGGCCTCCTCTACACCGCCTTTGACCTGGAGACCACGGGGCTGGACCCCAAGGAGGACACCATCATCGCCCTGGGGGCGGTCCACCTTCTGGGAAGCCGGGTCCTCCGGCACGAGGTTTACGAGGCTCTGGTGGACCCGGGCCGCCCCATCCCCAAAGCCTCCACCGAGGTCCACGGCCTCACCTGGGAGATGCTGAAGGGCAAGCCCAAGCTGGAGGAGGTCCTCCCCGCCTTCCGGGCCTTTTTGGAGGGAAGCGTCCTGGTGGCCCACAACGGGGCCTTTGACATGGCCTTCCTGCGCAAGGTGGGCATAAACCAGCCCCCCCTGGTGGACACCCTCCTCCTGGCCCACCTCCTCTTCCCCGACCTCAAGGACCACCGCCTGGAGCGCCTGGCCGAGCGCTTTGGGGTTCCGGTCCTGGGCCGGCACACCGCCTTAGGGGATGCCCTCATGACCGCCGAGGTCTACGCCCGCATGATCCCCCTCCTGAAGGAGAGGGGCTTCCGCACCCTGGTCCAGGCGCTCCGGGCCTGCGAACGGCTCCCCCTGGCCCGGCTCAAGTACTGA
- a CDS encoding response regulator transcription factor, with amino-acid sequence MRILVVDDEESILVPLEFLLKKAGHEVALARTGAEALRLLEEGPFDLLVLDLMLPDLDGFAVLERLPQGRKPRVLVLTARGREADRAKALALGAEAFMAKPFGIQDLLAEVQRLSEGL; translated from the coding sequence ATGCGGATCCTGGTGGTGGATGACGAGGAGAGCATCCTGGTGCCCCTGGAGTTCCTCCTGAAGAAGGCCGGGCACGAGGTGGCCCTGGCCAGAACGGGGGCAGAGGCCCTGAGGCTTTTGGAAGAGGGGCCTTTTGACCTCCTGGTCCTGGACCTGATGCTGCCGGACCTGGACGGCTTCGCCGTCCTGGAGCGGCTACCCCAGGGCAGGAAGCCCCGGGTCCTGGTCCTCACCGCCCGGGGCCGGGAGGCGGACCGGGCCAAGGCCCTGGCCCTGGGGGCAGAGGCCTTCATGGCCAAGCCCTTCGGCATCCAGGACCTGCTGGCGGAAGTGCAAAGGCTTTCGGAGGGCTTGTGA
- a CDS encoding ATP-binding protein, with protein sequence MSPALLLTGLFLYLALLFLVALLGERRGRALVQSPWVYALSLAVYATAWTFFGSVGRAATQGASFLPVYLGPTLVLLLWPFLHGRLLELARAHRLTSWADYLFLRYGHAPLATLAAAFLVLGLLPYLALQLKAIAQAFLFLSGERAPMADVALITTLFLALFAILFGTRRLDPSERHEGLVLAVAFESSVKLFALLLVGLAALLFLGNPFLEVPKRPELWPLLLPPEGLPGYLDWVGLTLLSGLAFLFLPRQFHVSVVENVNPGHLPLAAWAFPLYLLLINLPVLPLALLGRIHFPQTNPDLFVLALAQEAGPALALLAFLGGVSAATAMVIVEALALSILISNHLLSPLLLRAKALGSLLLWRRLSILAVMLLAYLYFRLAGEAYALVAMGLISFAAVAQLAPAALLGLYWKGATREGALAGLLGGILLWAYTLFLPALARSGWLPPVFLEGPHPLLRPEGLLGLRGLEATTHGFFASLLLNLGLVVGVSLFTKREAPVEGRTGEVGALANLLSRVLGPEAEAAFLKEAQDLPGPQAAAKAEALLAGALGPATARLLILSVTEKAPPEALLEEAARESKEVRAYARALEEARRELAQAYERLKALDQAKDEVLAAISHELKTPLTAVRALAEILEAHPDLPEAERRRFTGLLAKEAARLSRLVEEVLAYAKVQAGIPLRLQRLDLREPAQEALALVAPLARERGVLLEGRLPHGAVQALTDRDRVLQVLLNLLQNAIRHAHSRVILELTPLGREAFFYVQDDGPGVPEEKRPWLFEPFQSFAGGTGLGLYLARRLAEALGGRVFLEAGEGARFAFALPLEVDHADPGGG encoded by the coding sequence GTGAGCCCCGCCCTCCTCCTCACCGGCCTCTTCCTCTACCTGGCCCTCCTCTTCCTGGTGGCCCTCCTGGGAGAGAGGCGGGGGAGGGCCTTGGTGCAAAGCCCCTGGGTCTACGCCCTCTCCCTGGCCGTCTACGCCACCGCCTGGACCTTCTTCGGCAGCGTGGGCCGGGCGGCCACCCAGGGGGCCTCCTTCCTCCCCGTCTACCTGGGGCCCACCCTGGTCCTCCTCCTCTGGCCCTTCCTCCACGGAAGGCTTTTGGAGCTGGCCCGGGCCCACCGCCTCACCTCCTGGGCGGACTACCTCTTCCTGCGCTACGGCCACGCCCCCCTGGCCACCCTGGCGGCCGCGTTTTTGGTGCTGGGCCTCCTCCCCTACCTGGCCCTGCAGCTCAAGGCCATCGCCCAGGCCTTCCTCTTCCTGAGCGGGGAAAGAGCCCCCATGGCGGACGTGGCCCTCATCACCACCCTCTTCCTGGCCCTCTTCGCCATCCTCTTCGGCACCCGCCGCCTGGACCCCTCGGAGAGGCACGAGGGCCTGGTCCTGGCCGTGGCCTTTGAGTCCTCGGTGAAGCTTTTCGCCCTCCTCCTGGTGGGGCTGGCCGCGCTTCTTTTCCTGGGAAACCCCTTTTTGGAGGTCCCGAAGAGGCCGGAGCTCTGGCCCCTCCTCCTGCCCCCGGAGGGGCTTCCCGGCTACCTGGACTGGGTGGGCCTCACCCTCCTCTCGGGCCTGGCCTTCCTCTTCCTGCCCCGGCAGTTCCACGTGAGCGTGGTGGAGAACGTAAACCCAGGCCACCTCCCCCTGGCCGCCTGGGCCTTTCCCCTCTACCTCCTCCTCATCAACCTGCCCGTCCTCCCCCTGGCCCTTCTGGGCCGGATCCACTTCCCCCAAACCAACCCCGACCTCTTCGTCCTGGCCCTGGCCCAGGAAGCGGGGCCCGCTCTGGCCCTCCTGGCCTTCCTGGGGGGGGTCTCGGCGGCGACGGCCATGGTGATCGTGGAGGCCCTGGCCCTTTCCATCCTGATCTCCAACCATCTCCTGTCCCCTCTCCTCCTCCGGGCCAAGGCCCTGGGAAGCCTCCTCCTCTGGCGAAGGCTTTCCATCCTGGCCGTCATGCTCCTGGCCTACCTCTACTTCCGCTTGGCGGGGGAGGCCTACGCCCTGGTGGCCATGGGGCTCATCTCCTTCGCCGCCGTGGCCCAGCTGGCCCCGGCCGCCCTCCTCGGCCTCTACTGGAAGGGGGCCACCCGGGAAGGGGCCTTGGCGGGGCTTCTTGGGGGCATCCTCCTCTGGGCCTACACCCTCTTCCTGCCAGCCCTGGCGCGGTCGGGCTGGCTCCCCCCGGTCTTCCTGGAGGGCCCCCACCCCCTCCTGAGGCCGGAGGGGCTCCTCGGCCTGCGGGGCCTCGAGGCCACCACCCACGGCTTCTTCGCAAGCCTCCTTCTGAACCTGGGCCTGGTGGTGGGGGTTTCCCTCTTCACCAAGAGGGAGGCGCCGGTGGAGGGGCGGACCGGGGAGGTGGGGGCGCTGGCCAACCTCCTCTCCCGGGTCCTGGGCCCGGAGGCGGAGGCGGCCTTCCTCAAGGAGGCCCAGGACCTCCCCGGCCCCCAGGCGGCGGCCAAGGCCGAGGCCCTCCTGGCGGGCGCGTTGGGGCCCGCCACCGCCCGGCTCCTCATCCTTTCCGTCACGGAGAAAGCCCCGCCAGAGGCCCTTCTGGAGGAGGCGGCCCGGGAGTCCAAGGAGGTTAGGGCCTACGCCAGGGCCCTCGAGGAGGCGAGGCGGGAGCTCGCCCAGGCCTACGAGCGCCTGAAGGCCCTGGACCAGGCCAAGGACGAGGTTCTGGCCGCCATATCCCACGAGCTCAAGACCCCCCTCACCGCGGTGCGGGCCCTGGCGGAGATCCTGGAGGCCCATCCGGACCTGCCGGAGGCGGAGAGGCGGCGCTTCACCGGCCTCTTGGCCAAGGAGGCGGCCCGCCTCTCCCGCCTGGTGGAAGAGGTCCTGGCCTACGCCAAAGTCCAGGCGGGGATTCCCCTGAGGCTTCAGCGCCTGGACCTGCGGGAGCCCGCCCAAGAGGCCCTGGCCCTGGTGGCCCCCCTGGCCCGGGAACGGGGGGTGCTTCTGGAAGGCCGCCTGCCCCATGGGGCGGTCCAGGCCCTCACCGACCGGGACCGGGTCCTCCAGGTGCTCCTGAACCTCCTGCAAAACGCCATCCGCCACGCCCATAGCCGGGTTATCCTGGAGCTCACGCCTTTGGGGAGGGAGGCCTTCTTCTATGTGCAAGACGATGGCCCCGGGGTGCCCGAGGAAAAGAGGCCATGGCTCTTTGAGCCCTTCCAGAGCTTCGCCGGGGGCACGGGCCTGGGCCTCTACCTGGCCCGGAGGCTCGCCGAGGCCCTGGGGGGGCGGGTCTTTTTGGAAGCGGGCGAGGGGGCGCGCTTCGCCTTCGCCCTGCCCTTGGAGGTGGACCATGCGGATCCTGGTGGTGGATGA
- a CDS encoding DUF294 nucleotidyltransferase-like domain-containing protein: MDLKTIPPLKDLPEEALARLEATLERLAYPEGATILAQGGPPSQHLYLVARGRVALVDGEEEVEVLGPGAFFGFPSLFLGEPPALGVVAKEGVEVLRWPKEVFFWLLSYPEAARYFAARLGDRVRLRAGVRADLFTPVGRLVRRPPLYIAPGATVAEAARRMAQEGVSSLLVEGEPLGILTDRDLRNRVLAQERPSSTPVGEVATRPLFALPADTPLYEALAAMVERGIHHLPLLEGAKVVGVVTHTDLVPAISPLLLLRRVERLELSRYAEEVARLVESLVHSGLPPTGIGRVVAGLNDALIRRLVKEAEARLGPPPIPYSFMVFGSEGRREQALLTDQDNALVLKEEGHEAYFQALAEAVVEGLIRAGIPECKGGYMATRWRMPLKDWLSTFRKWMEAPEPQALLETQIFFDFRSVAGELSLRPLEEAILEGSRKGVFLYHLAQAALAFRPPLGFLGRVRTEEGYVDLKRHALAPIVALARLYALMAGSRALGTEERLKAAAQGGTLSQEGAERLGEAFAFFFGLRLKAQLEALEKGAPLENRVLWEALSPGERRRALEGFRAIQEVQESTAARFQLR; encoded by the coding sequence ATGGACCTAAAGACCATCCCACCCCTAAAGGACCTGCCTGAAGAGGCCCTGGCCCGCCTCGAGGCCACCCTGGAGCGGCTTGCCTACCCGGAGGGGGCCACCATCCTGGCCCAGGGCGGCCCCCCCAGCCAGCACCTCTACCTGGTGGCCCGGGGGCGCGTGGCCCTGGTGGACGGGGAGGAGGAGGTGGAGGTCCTGGGCCCCGGGGCCTTCTTCGGCTTCCCCTCCCTCTTCCTGGGGGAGCCCCCGGCCCTGGGGGTGGTGGCCAAGGAAGGGGTGGAGGTCCTCCGCTGGCCCAAGGAGGTCTTCTTCTGGCTCCTCTCCTACCCCGAGGCCGCCCGTTACTTCGCCGCCCGGCTGGGAGACCGGGTGCGCCTCAGGGCGGGGGTCCGGGCCGACCTCTTCACCCCCGTGGGGCGGCTCGTGCGCCGCCCGCCCCTCTACATCGCCCCCGGGGCCACGGTGGCCGAGGCGGCCAGGAGGATGGCCCAGGAAGGGGTCTCCAGCCTCCTGGTGGAGGGGGAGCCCTTGGGCATCCTCACCGACCGGGACCTGCGGAACCGGGTCCTGGCCCAGGAAAGGCCCTCCTCCACCCCGGTGGGGGAGGTGGCCACCCGCCCCCTCTTCGCCCTCCCCGCCGACACCCCCCTCTACGAGGCCCTGGCCGCCATGGTGGAGCGGGGGATCCACCACCTGCCCCTATTGGAGGGGGCGAAGGTGGTGGGCGTGGTGACCCACACCGACCTGGTCCCCGCCATCAGTCCCCTCCTCCTCCTCCGGCGGGTGGAGCGGCTGGAGCTCAGCCGCTACGCCGAGGAGGTGGCCCGCCTGGTGGAGAGCCTGGTCCACAGCGGCCTCCCCCCCACAGGGATCGGCCGGGTGGTGGCGGGCCTCAACGACGCTCTCATCCGGAGGCTCGTCAAGGAGGCCGAGGCCCGCCTGGGGCCGCCCCCCATCCCTTATAGCTTCATGGTCTTCGGCTCGGAAGGGCGTAGGGAGCAGGCCCTCCTCACCGACCAGGACAACGCCCTGGTGCTCAAGGAGGAGGGGCACGAGGCCTACTTCCAGGCCCTGGCGGAGGCCGTGGTTGAGGGGCTCATCCGGGCGGGCATCCCCGAGTGCAAGGGAGGGTACATGGCCACCCGCTGGCGCATGCCCCTAAAGGACTGGCTCTCCACCTTCCGGAAGTGGATGGAGGCCCCAGAGCCCCAGGCCCTCCTGGAGACCCAGATCTTCTTTGACTTCCGCTCCGTGGCCGGGGAGCTCTCCTTAAGGCCCCTGGAGGAGGCCATCCTGGAGGGAAGCCGCAAGGGGGTTTTCCTCTACCACCTGGCCCAGGCGGCTCTAGCCTTCCGCCCCCCCCTGGGCTTCCTGGGCCGGGTGCGCACCGAGGAGGGGTATGTGGACCTGAAGCGGCACGCCCTGGCCCCCATCGTGGCCCTGGCCCGCCTCTACGCCCTCATGGCGGGAAGCCGGGCCCTGGGCACCGAGGAGAGGCTCAAGGCCGCCGCCCAGGGAGGCACCCTGAGCCAGGAGGGGGCGGAGCGCCTGGGGGAGGCCTTCGCCTTCTTCTTCGGCCTGAGGCTGAAGGCCCAGCTGGAGGCCTTGGAGAAGGGGGCCCCTCTGGAAAACCGCGTCCTGTGGGAGGCCTTGAGCCCCGGCGAGAGGCGGCGGGCCCTCGAGGGCTTCCGGGCCATCCAGGAAGTCCAGGAGAGCACGGCGGCCCGGTTTCAGCTACGATGA